One stretch of Anas acuta chromosome W, bAnaAcu1.1, whole genome shotgun sequence DNA includes these proteins:
- the LOC137847135 gene encoding olfactory receptor 14C36-like, protein MSNSSSISEFLLLAFADTRELQLLHFALFLGIYLAALLGNGLILIAVACDHRLHTPMYFFLLNLALLDLGCISTTVPKAMANSLWDTRAISYSGCVAQVFLFVFLVSAEYFLLTVMAYDRYVAICKPLHYRTLLGSRACAQMAAAAWGSGVLYALLHTANTFSLPLCQGNAVDQFFCEIPQIMKISCTHSYLKIFWVVVVGVCLAFGCFVFILFSYVQIFRAVLRMPSEQGQHKVFSTCLPHLFVVSLFISTCFFAYLKPPSISSPSLNLVVAVLYSVMPPTLNPLIYSIRNKELKWAIRKVVSWMFLNSDKFPLFPEVT, encoded by the coding sequence atgtccaacagcagctccatctccgagttcctcctcctggcattcgcagacacacgggagctgcagctcctgcacttcgcgctcttcctgggcatctacctggctgccctcctgggcaacggcctcatcctcatcgccgtagcctgcgaccaccgcctccacacccccatgtacttcttcctcctcaacctcgccctccttgacctgggctgcatctccaccactgtccccaaagccatggccaattctctgtgggacaccagggccatctcctactCAGGATGTGTTGCCCAggtctttctgtttgtctttttggTCTCAGcggaatattttcttctcactgtcatggcctatgaccgctatgttgccatctgcaagcccctgcactacaggaccctcctgggcagcagagcttgtgcccagatggcagcagctgcctggggcagtggggttctctatgctctgctgcacactgccaatacattttccctgcccctctgccaaggcaatgccgtggaccagttcttctgtgaaatcccccagattATGAAGATATCCTGCACACATTCCTACCTGAAGATTTTTTGGGTAGTTGTGGTTGGGGTCTGTTTAGCgtttggctgttttgttttcattcttttttcctatgtgcagatcttcagggctgtgctgaggatgccctcagAACAGGGCCAGCACAAAgtcttttccacatgcctccctcacctgttTGTTGTCTCGCTTTTTATCAGCACCTGCTTTTTTGCTTACCTGAAacccccctccatctcctctccatccctgaaCCTGGtagtggcagttctgtactcggtgATGCCTCCAACattgaaccccctcatctacagcatcaGGAATAAGGAGCTCAAGTGGGCTATTAGGAAAGTAGTTTCATGGATGTTTCTCAATAGTGACaaatttcccctctttccaGAAGTGACTTAA
- the LOC137847106 gene encoding olfactory receptor 10AG1-like codes for MLLALIYVEKMPQRKGLDNHTTEPGFLLLGFSDHPCLPSVCFTVFLIIYLMVLIGNSLIMLITVMDSSLHNPMYFFLRNLFLEICYTSTTLPKMLVAFLTGDGRMSFLGCAAQLYFLIMLGSTECLLLAAMAYDRYVAICDPLRYSLIMNGGFCIRLVVGAWMAIVPLQVGQTYQVFTLPFCASRDLHHFFCDVPPLLELACADTFCNQVTLHTIIFVFAVLPFSMIVISYTKIIRAILKMPSVLSRHKAFSTCSSHLGIVTLFYGSAMLVYFKRRSQDSADTDKYLALFYTVVTPVFNPVIYSLRNKEVRIAPRRLLWRK; via the coding sequence ATGTTGTTGGCATTGATCTATGTAGAGAAAATGCCCCAGAGAAAAGGCTTGGATAATCACACCACTGAACCTGGATTTCTTCTTTTGGGATTTTCTGACCACCCTTGCCTACCCAGCGTGTGCTTCACAGTCTTCCTGATCATCTACCTCATGGTTCTCATTGGGAACAGCCTGATTATGCTCATCACAGTGATGGACTCAAGCCTCCACAACCCCATGTATTTCTTCCTGAGAAACCTGTTCCTGGAGATCTGCTACACATCGACTACTCTACCAAAAATGTTGGTAGCTTTCCTGACGGGAGATGGCAGGATGTCCTTTCTTggctgtgctgcccagctgtATTTCTTGATCATGCTGGGAAGCACTGAATGCCTTCTCTTGGCTGccatggcctatgaccgctacgtaGCCATATGTGACCCCCTGCGCTACAGCCTCATCATGAATGGGGGGTTCTGCATCAGACTGGTAGTGGGGGCGTGGATGGCCATCGTGCCACTACAAGTAGGACAGACCTATCAGGTGTTCACCTTGCCCTTCTGTGCATCCCGTGACCTTCATCACTTCTTCTGCGACGTCCCCCCTCTGTTGGAACTGGCCTGTGCAGACACTTTCTGCAACCAAGTGACCCTGCACACTATCATCTTCGTATTCGCTGTCCTTCCCTTTTCCATGATAGTTATTTCTTACACTAAAATTATCAGGGCAATTCTGAAAATGCCTTCAGTTCTGAGCAGACACAAAGCTTTTTCCACCTGCTCATCACACCTCGGGATTGTGACTCTCTTTTATGGCTCAGCTATGCTTGTGTACTTTAAACGCCGGTCACAGGACTCTGCAGACACTGACAAATACCTTGCCCTGTTTTACACAGTCGTGACCCCCGTGTTTAACCCAGTCATCTATAGTCTGAGGAACAAGGAAGTTAGAATTGCCCCGAGAAGACTCCTGTGGAGAAAGTGA